One region of Thunnus albacares chromosome 20, fThuAlb1.1, whole genome shotgun sequence genomic DNA includes:
- the LOC122971565 gene encoding sarcoplasmic reticulum histidine-rich calcium-binding protein — protein MAPVKGWMVGLLLVLLCPSQAPLSGVVSAQDVANAEEDVHARIVEEAAAEEAENAEGDDDAGEEEVAEGGAEEESDDEAESDEQEVEEEDREAEEEEEETTEEEEEETAEEEEEAEETAEEAEETAQVDEDAEEEAEEEEEEVEESADEEAEEEEAAEEDEAEEEEAVEEEEEEEASEDEEEAEEEEEAADEEESADEEEEEHAAAEEEEEEADEAEATEEDEEEEDADEEAEATAENEEAEEDEETTEEEEEEASEEDDEAAGGEEEADEEQEDAEEEAEDADIAEDEEDEDEPESGDISEEEAVDDMQHFRSGSLCSVCSICEHCSTNCDKCPCEEEDESDHCEHCEECSSCYLCPILCDTICTPGGFVDELTGTIFQTVASLL, from the exons ATGGCACCTGTAAAAGGCTGGATGGTGGGGCTCCTGCTGGTGCTACTGTGCCCATCCCAGGCCCCACTTTCTGGTGTAGTGAGTGCCCAGGACGTGGCCAACGCAGAGGAAGATGTCCACGCCAGAATTGTAGAGGAGGCCGCAGCAGAAGAGGCCGAAAATGCTGAGGGTGATGATGACGCAGGCGAAGAAGAGGTAGCAGAGGGGGGAGCGGAGGAAGAATCAGATGATGAGGCTGAAAGTGATGAACAGGAAGTGGAAGAGGAAGACAGGGAggctgaggaggaagaagaggagactactgaggaggaggaagaggagactgctgaggaggaggaggaggcagaggagactGCTGAGGAGGCCGAGGAGACTGCTCAGGTGGATGAGGATGctgaggaggaggcagaagaagaagaggaggaggtagaggagagTGCTGATGAGGaagcggaggaggaggaagctgcCGAGGAAGatgaggctgaggaggaggaggcggtagaggaagaagaagaggaagaggcctctgaggatgaggaagaggcagaagaagaagaagaagctgctgATGAGGAAGAGAGTgctgatgaggaagaggaggagcacgctgctgctgaagaagaagaagaggaggctgaTGAGGCAGAAGCaacagaggaagatgaggaggaggaggatgctgATGAGGAAGCAGAGGCCACAGCTGAAaatgaggaggcagaggaagacgaggagacaactgaggaggaagaagaggaggcctctgaagaggatgatgaggcagctggaggagaggaggaagctgATGAAGAGCAGGAGGATGCCGAGGAAGAGGCAGAAGATGCTGATATAGCtgaagatgaggaagatgaag atgaaCCTGAAAGTGGTGACATAAGTGAGGAGGAGGCCGTTGATGACATGCAGCACTTCCGCTCTGGCTCTTTATGTAGTGTTTGCTCCATCTGTgag CACTGTTCCACTAACTGTGACAAGTGCCCCtgtgaggaggaagatgagtCGGATCACTGTGAGCACTGCGAA GAATGCTCATCCTGCTACCTCTGCCCTATACTGTGTGACACAATTTGCACACCAG GCGGTTTTGTTGATGAGCTGACTGGGACCATCTTTCA GACTGTTGCCTCTTTACTCTGA
- the LOC122971564 gene encoding carbonic anhydrase 4-like, which produces MSLSSLLLCLSLGALAKYGAGSEWCYTGCAHTPNHWNEISGSFCGNKRQSPIDIVTSHVQTDHNLVNFTFVNFSSPHVLNTIENNGHTVKCTLKENEVEVSGGGLKDTYSTMQFHFHWGDTEHHPGSEHLIDGHRYPMEMHIVSLKKGLTVSEAIVDPEGIAVLGFFINATDDDDMSGPWSNLTSYLMDTKEPKVNITHNISISDLIGNVDLTKFYRYMGSLTTPLCNEVVVWTIFQEPININKNLIQKFVTETRLTNVYRPAQSLNGRHVSASPATPLPPSHPWCYDDHCELNPSHWHLLPQSYCGAERQSPINIETKSAVTDLHLDSFTFTKFDDKHAITSITNTGHSVKCVLKEDMVEVSGGGLGYVYSTIQFHFHWGTVSHDSVGSEHTVNSKRYPMEMHIVNKRKDLTLQEAIQTPDGLAVLGFFIEAPGASRSSGGSEHHGTSTPSTPTSDMDAWYKLTSYLSEIQNTSSTVEVTKEISINDLLGNVNRGAYFRYNGSLTTPTCNEAVVWTVFKESVKVEQNLMMMFPTHTKNQNVFRPTQSLHGRTIYTTAASAVPGPIIPFLLLACLCHFFV; this is translated from the exons AtgtctctctcatctcttctgCTGTGCCTGAGTTTGGGAGCTTTGGCAAAATACG gtGCTGGAAGTGAATGGTGCTATACTGGCTGTG CTCACACCCCGAATCACTGGAATGAAATCTCCGGTTCTTTCTGCGGAAACAAAAGGCAGTCTCCTATTGATATAGTCACTAGCCATGTTCAGACAGACCATAACCTGGTGAACTTTACTTTCGTCAACTTCTCCTCTCCACATGTCCTCAACACAATTGAGAACAACGGACATACAG TAAAATGCACACTGAAGGAAAATGAGGTTGAAGTGAGCGGAGGAGGACTCAAAGACACGTACTCTACAATGCAGTTCCACTTTCACTGGGGCGATACAGAACACCACCCAGGTTCAGAGCACCTGATTGATGGGCACAGATATCCAATGGAG ATGCACATAGTCAGTCTGAAGAAAGGTCTCACTGTGTCAGAGGCCATCGTGGACCCAGAGGGAATTGCCGTTCTTGGGTTTTTCATTAAC GcaacagatgatgatgatatgtcagGACCATGGAGCAACCTCACATCTTATCTGATGGATACTAAAG AACCCAAAGTTAATATAACCCATAACATCTCTATCAGTGACCTGATTGGAAATGTAGACCTCACAAAATTCTATCGATACATGGGCTCCCTGACCACCCCTTTATGCAATGAAGTTGTCGTTTGGACCATCTTTCAAGAGCCAATCAACATTAACAAAAATCTG aTTCAAAAGTTTGTCACGGAGACAAGACTCACTAATGTCTACCGCCCTGCACAAAGTCTCAATGGACGTCATGTGTCTGCTTCCCCTGCAACTCCTCTACCTCCCA GTCATCCATGGTGCTATGATGATCACTGTG AGCTCAATCCTTCGCATTGGCACCTTCTGCCTCAGTCCTACTGTGGTGCAGAACGCCAGTCACCCATCAACATTGAGACAAAGAGTGCTGTGACAGACCTACATCTCGATAGCTTCACCTTTACAAAGTTTGACGACAAACATGCCATCACGTCCATCACTAACACAGGCCATTCAG TCAAGTGTGTACTGAAGGAGGACATGGTGGAGGTGTCGGGGGGCGGTTTAGGATATGTCTACTCCACCATTCAGTTCCACTTCCACTGGGGCACCGTATCACACGACTCTGTGGGCTCCGAGCATACAGTGAATTCAAAAAGATACCCAATGGAG ATGCACATAGTGAACAAGAGGAAGGATTTAACCCTGCAAGAGGCCATACAGACTCCAGATGGCCTGGCAGTGCTGGGATTCTTTATCGAG GCTCCTGGTGCTAGCAGAAGTAGTGGTGGTTCAGAACATCACGGG ACAAGTACCCCGTCAACTCCCACATCAGATATGGACGCCTGGTATAAACTCACCAGCTACCTGTCAGAGATTCAAAACACAA GCTCAACAGTTGAAGTCACAAAAGAGATCTCCATTAATGACTTGCTTGGCAATGTGAACCGCGGTGCATACTTCCGCTACAATGGCTCATTAACGACCCCTACATGCAATGAAGCAGTGGTTTGGACGGTCTTTAAAGAGTCTGTCAAGGTGGAACAAAACCTG ATGATGATGTTCCCAACTCACACCAAAAATCAGAACGTGTTTCGACCCACGCAGTCTCTTCATGGCAGGACAATCTACACCACAGCAGCATCCGCTGTCCCTGGACCCATCATACCCTTTCTGCTGCTGGcctgtttgtgtcatttttttgtctaa